From Pandoraea vervacti, the proteins below share one genomic window:
- a CDS encoding 4'-phosphopantetheinyl transferase family protein, with the protein MTNNRTAVRADGALDTRPGIGMGMGMGLSLGVALYGASGSVLTRFREWATHLSPEERQHADAFCRPSDREDYVAAHILARVAAARVTGSADTPGASARTYVLVQRCERCGGAHGRPRLPAHPGLHVSLSHTRGVVAATCAISPVGIDVEHWDAALAGDADLPGLNERERMRLGAFASVAHTHHAPSPRALAWLRLWTRKESLIKLGGLTLEDMTGIDLSRLPMSEAPLRAWQRRVAHDMWAMTDWLDPALRVTGTVSGVASVSVERIEA; encoded by the coding sequence ATGACGAACAACCGCACGGCCGTTCGCGCCGATGGCGCACTGGATACGAGACCGGGTATTGGGATGGGGATGGGGATGGGGCTATCGCTCGGCGTGGCGCTTTACGGCGCGTCCGGCAGTGTGCTCACGCGCTTTCGGGAATGGGCGACGCATCTCAGCCCCGAAGAACGGCAGCATGCCGACGCCTTTTGCCGACCGTCCGACCGGGAGGATTATGTTGCGGCGCATATCCTGGCGCGCGTTGCCGCTGCTCGGGTGACCGGCAGCGCCGATACGCCTGGCGCCTCTGCACGGACCTACGTGCTGGTGCAACGCTGTGAACGGTGCGGGGGCGCCCACGGCCGCCCCCGCCTGCCCGCCCACCCCGGACTGCATGTCAGCCTCAGCCACACTCGCGGCGTCGTCGCGGCCACCTGCGCCATATCGCCAGTCGGTATCGACGTCGAACACTGGGATGCGGCGCTCGCGGGCGACGCCGACCTGCCCGGACTCAACGAGCGTGAGCGGATGCGTCTGGGCGCGTTCGCCAGCGTGGCGCATACCCATCACGCGCCGTCGCCCCGTGCACTGGCCTGGCTGCGTCTGTGGACGCGCAAGGAGAGTCTGATCAAACTCGGTGGGTTGACGCTGGAAGACATGACCGGCATCGACCTGTCGCGTCTGCCGATGAGCGAAGCGCCCTTGCGCGCATGGCAACGCCGGGTGGCACACGATATGTGGGCGATGACGGACTGGCTCGATCCCGCCTTGCGCGTCACGGGAACCGTGTCGGGAGTGGCGAGTGTGAGCGTCGAACGGATCGAGGCGTAA
- a CDS encoding aldo/keto reductase, which produces MLPTRRLGNQGLEVPAIGLGCMGMSYAYGPSDDAESVRVLERALALGCNFFDTAEVYGPFENERLLGRVLKGRRDKAIVATKFGFRFEHGAVTGADSRPEHIRQVVDASLTRLGTDYIDLLYQHRVDPNVPIEDVAGAVGDLVKAGKVRYFGLSEAGERTIRRAHAVHPVSALQSEYSLWHRDIEASILPCLRELGIGFVPFAPLGRGFLTGTARRAEEFPEGDSRRTSDPRLQGENFDANVRLAKTLAGYAAQIGVTPAQLALAWLLSRGNDIVPIPGTRRVSRLEENLSAASLHIDAAMANALDTHFFAGTTTGPRYKATAMMALLADPA; this is translated from the coding sequence ATGCTGCCAACCCGCCGACTAGGCAATCAAGGACTGGAAGTCCCCGCTATTGGTCTCGGTTGCATGGGCATGAGCTACGCCTATGGTCCTTCCGACGATGCCGAGTCGGTTCGCGTGTTGGAACGGGCGCTCGCCCTCGGATGCAATTTCTTCGATACGGCGGAAGTGTACGGACCGTTCGAAAACGAACGCCTGCTCGGGCGCGTCCTCAAAGGCCGTCGCGACAAGGCTATCGTCGCCACCAAGTTCGGCTTCCGCTTCGAGCATGGCGCCGTGACCGGGGCCGATAGCCGTCCCGAGCACATCAGGCAAGTCGTCGACGCCAGCCTGACTCGACTCGGTACGGACTACATCGACCTGCTGTATCAACACCGTGTCGATCCCAATGTGCCCATCGAAGACGTGGCGGGCGCCGTGGGTGATCTGGTCAAGGCAGGCAAGGTGCGCTACTTCGGTCTGTCGGAAGCAGGAGAGCGAACCATTCGGCGCGCGCACGCGGTGCATCCGGTGAGCGCCTTGCAAAGCGAGTATTCGCTCTGGCACCGGGACATCGAAGCGTCGATTCTGCCGTGCCTGCGCGAGCTGGGGATTGGCTTCGTGCCGTTCGCTCCGCTTGGCCGGGGGTTTCTGACGGGAACCGCACGTCGGGCAGAAGAGTTTCCGGAGGGCGATTCGCGCCGCACGTCCGACCCGCGCTTGCAGGGAGAGAACTTCGACGCGAATGTGAGGCTGGCGAAAACGCTCGCGGGGTATGCCGCACAAATCGGCGTGACCCCGGCCCAACTGGCGCTCGCATGGCTGCTCTCACGCGGGAACGACATCGTGCCGATTCCGGGCACCCGCCGTGTGAGCCGTCTGGAAGAGAACCTCAGTGCAGCGAGCCTGCACATCGATGCCGCGATGGCAAATGCGCTCGATACGCACTTCTTTGCCGGCACGACGACGGGACCGCGCTACAAGGCGACGGCCATGATGGCGCTGCTCGCCGACCCGGCATAA